In the genome of Vicia villosa cultivar HV-30 ecotype Madison, WI linkage group LG7, Vvil1.0, whole genome shotgun sequence, one region contains:
- the LOC131616649 gene encoding remorin-like translates to MAELQAKQETVPVTAPVPTPAPAPIPAPKLAEAPPLDVADKKAAALPPPPAAEETKALVVVDNEKTPDPVKKVSGGSHDRDIVLAGIEKEKRLSNVKAWEESEKSKADNKAQKQLSTVAAWENSKKAALEARLRKMEEQLEKKKAEYGERMKNKIAMIHKQAEEKRAMVEAKRGEDNLKAEEIAAKHRATGTVPKKLLGCF, encoded by the exons ATGGCTGAGCTCCAAGCCAAACAAGAAACAGTTCCAGTTACAGCTCCGGTCCCGACTCCGGCTCCAGCGCCAATTCCGGCACCCAAGCTAGCTGAGGCGCCGCCACTTGATGTTGCTGATAAGAAAGCGGCTGCACTGCCACCACCGCCTGCGGCGGAGGAAACCAAGGCTCTTGTTGTTGTGGATAATGAGA AGACACCAGATCCTGTTAAGAAAGTTTCAGGAGGATCCCATGATAGAG ATATCGTTCTTGCCGGAATCGAGAAAGAGAAAAGATTATCTAATGTGAAGGCATGGGAAGAAAGTGAAAAATCCAAAGCAGATAATAA AGCACAAAAGCAGCTATCTACTGTTGCTGCTTGGGAAAACAGCAAGAAAGCAGCTCTTGAAGCTAGACTCAGAAAAATGGAG GAACAAttagagaaaaagaaagcagAATATGGAGAGAGAATGAAGAACAAAATAGCTATGATTCATAAACAAGCAGAGGAAAAAAGAGCAATGGTTGAAGCAAAACGAGGTGAAGATAATCTGAAAGCAGAGGAAATAGCTGCAAAGCATCGTGCAACTGGAACTGTTCCAAAGAAACTTCTTGGATGCTTTTGA